A single window of Venturia canescens isolate UGA chromosome 3, ASM1945775v1, whole genome shotgun sequence DNA harbors:
- the LOC122407774 gene encoding uncharacterized protein, producing the protein MFSDRSDILAVYRQARANDDDGAIAGPSYHHHRQQEDDLVQPENQLGVYPMDARQEEEEEEEEEEGERLNEERLEARRFGLWFQELMECDSDIQTGGGRTRNTQGNEAFGDVQPPGGRIIITHDTARYFKRFQLRGREITLRIRQPHAGANVTTWLEGAFRDLLTHLTSHCEDGDYAGISFSASCLAHGPVWLSFRPVRAYTFVDIWQLITNIAQSAASLDINDSFHIKVCIVKGLEGRGRKGLTHEGVAKKSILTIRNTDNLCLPRSLVTARAYAERGEIRSGALHSRWQRIRQINGSLQKEAALELTRSANVVIQPAGCGMREIAIYQNYLAREGLAIVVFEFLTLGRRERPVFDGTQTVMDTVGSVRHTLYILYYERSHHFQPILNLRGAVGSLNFCAICNVRSRRDHRCLKKKCPRCLQAPPCALGAAAAIRCETCNRDFFGEQCLENHRAVTIRRKHRVNTVCESLQRCRNCFRAIRPLEKKTHVCGEGFCKTCKSRHPYNRLCYMRPIRVDERPIENIFIFYDFETQQCTPLKGDPTTRVHEPNLCVTQRVCTKCCDNASIDEPCEHCGDHEFIFRTNPVCQLVELAIQSMPNFSHVFLIAHNAGGFDAQFILRYLIEEKKTQLPSLIMNGTKIITMRIGKLVFLDSLNYFHMPLSALPKSFGLKTALAKGSFPHLFNRPENQNYIGPMPPAADYSPDTMRPEERERFFAWYNELKNASYVFNFSNELITYCKNDVTILRQACVVFRKMFKDSGRVCPFSENTTIASACFQIFRKNFLKPNTIGIIPTGGYRWAHNQSKKAVSWLVWMEHSLNRRIIHAGRSREFKLPQNLLVDGYYETPDSAHVLQFHGCYWHGCLSCFTVNRDRVQSDGDTLNERLERTNAISQRIRSSGYTLTEIWECAYDRMIKTDLEMSAFVSDHPLVRAEPLNPRDAFFGGRTENMVTLYDVKDGEQIRYVDVCSLYPYICKYGKYPVGHPTVYVGDECRALTGPENNISLSRVEGLVKCTVLPPQNLYHPVLPVRMHQRLLFGLCRSCCETMNQDACPHEDPAERVFSGTWVVDELRKAIACGYKILTVSEIWQYKITQYNRDTQKGGLFTGYINTFLKIKQEASGWPEGYADDEAAQERYITAFKTAEGVQLERGAVAKNPGQRSVAKLCLNSFWGKFGQRENLPQTEIVSTREKLMELLNSPEHEITGMLPVNNQVLYVNYMKTSDAVIPSNIANTVIAAYTTAQARLKLYTYLEPLGKRALYCDTDSVIYVTRKEPGEYEPPTGQLLGDLTDELSSYGEGSYIKSFISGGPKFYSFIVNTPSGAESEVCKVKGITLNYANSSLINYESIRSFIIGERENPVVLQFDSIRRTPFHQVVTRPEKKSCMPLSVKRRRDGEYGSLPYGYK; encoded by the exons ATGTTTAGCGATCGGTCTGATATACTGG CTGTGTACCGGCAAGCCAGAGCAAACGATGACGACGGAGCGATAGCGGGTCCATCGTATCACCACCATCGTCAGCAGGAAGATGACCTCGTACAGCCCGAGAATCAGCTGGGGGTGTATCCGATGGATGCTCgacaggaggaggaggaggaggaggaggaggaggagggggagCGTCTAAACGAGGAGCGATTAGAAGCTAGACGCTTCGGCCTATGGTTTCAAGAGCTGATGGAGTGTGATTCag ATATACAAACGGGCGGGGGAAGAACGCGCAATACACAGGGGAACGAGGCTTTCGGGGATGTGCAACCCCCGGGAGGGCGGATCATCATCACGCACGATACAGCCcgttatttcaaacgttttcaacTACGTGGTCGGGAGATAACATTGCGTATCCGCCAGCCTCACGCTGGCGCAAACGTGACAACATGGCTTGAAGGAGCATTCCGCGATCTTCTGACGCATCTCACGAGTCACTGTGAGGATGGTGACTACGCGGGGATCTCGTTCTCCGCGAGCTGCTTAGCGCACGGCCCCGTCTGGCTTTCATTCCGCCCTGTCCGCGCCTATACATTTGTAGATATTTGGCAATTAATAACAAACATAGCTCAAAGTGCAGCGTCTCTGGATATTAATgattctttccatataaaagtatgtatcgTTAAAGGTTTGGAGggtagggggcgaaaaggttTGACACACGAGGGCGttgctaaaaaatcaattttaacgatTCGAAATACCGACAATCTGTGTCTACCGCGCTCGTTAGTAACAGCACGCGCGTACGCGGAAAGGGGTGAGATACGCTCGGGGGCTCTGCATTCTAGATGGCAGCGTATACGACAGATTAACGGGTCGCTTCAAAAAGAGGCGGCGCTTGAGCTCACGAGAAGCGCAAATGTTGTTATACAGCCCGCTGGCTGCGGTATGCGCGAAATTGCTATATACCAGAATTATTTGGCTCGCGAGGGGTTAGCTATCgtggttttcgagtttttgactTTGGGGCGACGCGAAAGACCGGTGTTTGACGGTACACAGACGGTTATGGATACAGTAGGCTCAGTCCGGCACACGTTATACATTCTGTATTATGAGCGGTCGCATCATTTCCAGCCTATCTTGAATCTGCGTGGTGCTGTAGGCAGCTTAAACTTCTGCGCAATCTGTAACGTCCGTTCTCGTCGGGATCAtagatgtttaaaaaagaaatgcccTCGCTGCCTTCAAGCACCGCCCTGCGCTCTGGGAGCAGCTGCCGCGATCAGATGCGAGACATGTAACCGCGATTTTTTTGGGGAGCAATGTTTAGAAAATCACAGGGCTGTTACCATCCGTCGTAAACACAGGGTAAACACTGTTTGCGAGTCTCTTCAGCGGTGCCGTAACTGCTTTCGCGCGATAAGAcctttagagaaaaagacgcaTGTGTGCGGGGAGGGTTTCTGTAAAACGTGTAAATCGCGGCACCCCTATAATCGCCTGTGCTATATGAGGCCTATTCGCGTCGATGAGAGGCCAATAGAGAACATATTCATATTCTATGATTTTGAAACGCAGCAGTGTACCCCTCTAAAAGGTGATCCTACAACGCGCGTTCACGAACCGAATCTTTGCGTAACTCAACGTGTCTGCACCAAGTGCTGCGATAATGCTTCTATAGACGAGCCGTGCGAGCATTGCGGGGATCACGAGTTTATATTTAGGACGAACCCTGTGTGTCAACTTGTGGAGTTAGCCATACAGAGTATGCCGAACTTCTCTCACGTATTTTTAATAGCCCATAACGCCGGTGGTTTCGACGCCCAGTTTATCCTGCGCTACCtcatcgaggagaaaaaaacgcagcTCCCTTCTTTAATAATGAACGGCActaaaatcatcacaatgcgCATTGGCAAACTCGTGTTTCTCGACAGCTTGAACTACTTTCACATGCCTCTGAGTGCACTGCCTAAATCTTTCGGTCTAAAAACTGCTCTCGCCAAAGGATCTTTTCCGCATCTGTTCAATAGGCCCGAgaatcaaaattatattgGGCCGATGCCGCCTGCGGCCGATTACTCTCCCGACACTATGCGCCCGGAGGAACGCGAGCGTTTTTTTGCATGGTATAACGAGTTAAAGAATGCCTCTTAtgtatttaacttttcaaacgaGCTCATAACCTATTGTAAAAACGACGTTACGATATTGAGACAGGCCTGTGTGGTTTTCCGGAAAATGTTCAAGGACAGCGGACGCGTTTGCCCGTTTAGCGAAAACACAACAATCGCGTCCGCCTGCtttcaaatctttcgaaaaaattttttaaaacctaaCACGATCGGTATTATACCTACGGGCGGTTACAGATGGGCTCACAATCAGTCAAAAAAAGCGGTCTCTTGGCTCGTGTGGATGGAGCATTCTTTAAATCGTCGTATCATTCACGCAGGACGCTCGCGCGAGTTTAAAttgcctcaaaatttattagtagACGGTTACTACGAAACACCTGATTCAGCCCACGTGTTACAGTTTCACGGTTGCTATTGGCACGGGTGTTTGAGCTGTTTCACTGTAAACAGAGACCGTGTACAAAGCGATGGTGATACACTGAACGAGCGTCTCGAGAGAACAAACGCTATATCGCAGAGAATCCGCTCAAGCGGCTACACGTTAACCGAGATTTGGGAGTGCGCGTATGACCGGATGATAAAAACAGATTTAGAGATGAGCGCTTTTGTGAGTGATCACCCTCTGGTTCGAGCGGAGCCTCTCAATCCGCGCGATGCTTTTTTCGGTGGTCGCACGGAAAACATGGTCACTCTGTACGACGTGAAAGACGGGGAGCAGATACGATATGTTGACGTTTGCTCTTTGTACCCATACATCTGCAAGTACGGCAAATATCCGGTGGGTCATCCAACGGTATACGTCGGCGACGAGTGCAGGGCGCTGACAGGTCCCGAAAATAATATCAGTCTTTCCCGCGTCGAGGGCCTTGTTAAATGCACAGTGCTTCCACCGCAAAATCTTTATCATCCGGTGCTGCCGGTGCGAATGCATCAGCGCCTGTTATTCGGGTTATGTCGTAGCTGCTGCGAAACAATGAACCAGGACGCGTGTCCTCATGAAGACCCCGCGGAGCGTGTGTTTAGCGGTACTTGGGTAGTGGATGAATTGCGAAAAGCTATTGCGTGCgggtataaaatattaaccGTGAGCGAGATTTGGCAGTATAAGATAACGCAGTACAACCGCGATACACAGAAGGGGGGCCTTTTCACCGGGTACATAAACACTTTTcttaaaatcaaacaagagGCTAGCGGTTGGCCCGAGGGTTATGCAGATGACGAGGCTGCCCAAGAGCGTTATATAACTGCTTTTAAGACAGCCGAAGGGGTTCAGCTGGAGCGGGGTGCGGTAGCGAAAAACCCAGGGCAGCGCTCGGTAGCCAAACTTTGTCTTAACTCCTTTTGGGGTAAATTTGGACAACGCGAAAATTTACCGCAAACAGAAATAGTATCGACACGCGAAAAACTTATGGAGCTGCTAAATAGCCCCGAGCACGAGATCACTGGTATGCTACCTGTTAACAACCAGGTGCTGTATGTTAATTATATGAAAACCAGTGATGCTGTAATACCGTCTAATATAGCAAATACTGTCATAGCTGCATACACCACAGCCCAAGCCCGTTTAAAACTTTACACCTATCTCGAACCGCTGGGTAAGCGTGCTCTGTACTGCGACACCGATTCCGTTATTTATGTCACGAGAAAAGAGCCTGGAGAGTATGAACCGCCAACGGGTCAATTGCTAGGGGATTTAACCGACGAGCTAAGCTCTTACGGCGAGGGCAGTTACATTAAGTCTTTCATCTCAGGCGGccctaaattttattctttcatagtTAATACGCCGAGCGGCGCGGAAAGCGAGGTTTGCAAGGTTAAAGGCATAACGCTGAATTACGCAAACAGCTCGCTGATAAATTACGAATCAATACGGTCATTTATAAtaggtgagagagaaaatcctGTTGTACTACAGTTTGATTCAATACGTCGTACGCCGTTCCACCAGGTTGTCACACGACCCGAAAAGAAATCGTGCATGCCTCTAAGCGTCAAGCGAAGACGTGATGGCGAATACGGCTCGCTCCCTTACGGCTACAAGTAA